In one Chitinophaga sancti genomic region, the following are encoded:
- a CDS encoding outer membrane beta-barrel family protein, whose protein sequence is MKRISLMTICLILVALISKAQSGQVKGQLTDSTASHPLADATVALLNGKDSSLAATAFTDKKGGFSFTGLSAGGYRVYITYLGYKPVFKSITISAAQPVVDMGTIHLLGRGITLSEVEIIQEVPPVVVKKDTLEFNADAFKTRENAVVEDLLKKLPGVTVDKDGVITAQGETVKRVLVDGKPFFGDDPKLATKNLPAEVIDKIQVIDRKSDQAQFTGIDDGNTEKAINITIKKDKKKGVFGKASAGYGTDDRFAVNANANAFRDNRQLSFLGSGNNVNNMGFTMQDVFNFSSSNNGSGGSNGRSGGGGRGAAQSTISNLGGNNATGITTNWNAGFNYNQDFGSKLKINGSYFINDVKTETKNQNAKQTFTKDSTYYYNSTTGSLSENKNNRLNMRIEYQIDSFHSVIFTPTFSYTDGSTNSSSYYQQQDYNKVTSIDGSNSNRSGATSPNFSGTALYRQKFHKTGRTLSANFTYGYNTTDRQNYYKTLDNYLATDTSGAYSNGYDRRTNADNLGRNYQASVTYTEPLMKDRYLELDYTYSNNYSSSKNLTYDASASGKYDLLNDSLSNIFENTFSTNQAGVNIRTNKFKYDYTFGMNVKWNSLVNDNVSRNTHISQNTVNYFPSASFNYNFEQGRRFRFRYNGNTTQPTISQLQPLPDLSSSLYVQQGNPNLKPSFTHSLMAGYNAFNRSSFRGIFVNASATFSNNQIVNANRTDDSTGKQYTKPINTNGVYSLNGSMVNSIPIKNHVTSLNISTNVSYKRDASFTGEDKDFTDITKYYTRNFSLTEGLTFNYFFKELFDVSTSGSVQYAAARYDILPSNNTNYFNYSFSLDFNINLPAGFQVGSDMTYTLNAGRAAGYNVSYTLLNGYISKYVGKKKQGQFKVYGYDLLKQNISIGRTTGENYIQDTQNMVLQRYFMVSFTYFLRKFGSNNNNNREGPPREMRFMRPPGGGMPGGPPPGGGGPM, encoded by the coding sequence ATGAAAAGGATCTCCCTTATGACTATATGCCTGATCCTGGTTGCGCTTATATCCAAGGCGCAATCAGGTCAGGTTAAAGGACAACTGACTGACTCAACCGCTTCTCATCCCCTGGCTGATGCCACCGTTGCTTTGCTGAATGGCAAAGATTCCTCATTAGCAGCTACTGCATTTACTGATAAAAAAGGAGGCTTCAGCTTTACGGGTCTCTCTGCTGGTGGCTACCGGGTATACATTACTTACCTGGGCTACAAGCCAGTATTCAAAAGCATTACCATATCGGCGGCACAACCTGTAGTAGATATGGGCACTATTCACCTGCTGGGCAGAGGTATCACCCTCAGTGAAGTAGAGATCATACAGGAAGTTCCTCCTGTAGTAGTAAAAAAAGATACCCTCGAATTCAATGCAGATGCTTTCAAAACCCGTGAGAATGCGGTAGTGGAAGACCTGCTCAAAAAACTGCCCGGTGTTACTGTGGATAAAGATGGAGTCATTACCGCCCAGGGCGAAACCGTGAAAAGAGTACTGGTAGATGGGAAACCGTTCTTCGGCGATGACCCTAAACTCGCTACCAAAAACCTGCCTGCAGAAGTGATCGATAAAATACAGGTGATAGACCGTAAATCAGATCAGGCACAATTCACAGGTATCGACGATGGGAACACAGAAAAAGCCATTAACATCACTATCAAAAAAGACAAGAAAAAAGGAGTGTTCGGAAAGGCCTCTGCCGGCTATGGCACGGATGATCGCTTTGCCGTTAACGCAAATGCAAACGCTTTCCGCGACAACCGCCAGCTTTCATTCCTGGGTAGTGGCAACAACGTGAATAACATGGGCTTCACCATGCAGGACGTATTCAACTTCTCCAGCAGCAACAACGGCAGCGGTGGTAGTAATGGTCGTAGTGGTGGAGGTGGCAGAGGTGCCGCCCAATCCACCATCAGCAACCTGGGAGGCAACAACGCTACAGGTATCACCACCAACTGGAACGCAGGTTTCAACTATAACCAGGACTTCGGATCAAAATTAAAGATCAACGGTAGCTACTTCATCAACGATGTAAAAACCGAAACTAAAAATCAAAACGCGAAGCAAACCTTTACAAAAGATAGTACCTACTACTACAACTCTACCACCGGTTCTTTGTCTGAAAATAAGAACAACCGTCTCAATATGCGGATAGAGTACCAGATTGACTCTTTCCACTCTGTAATATTTACACCTACGTTCTCCTATACAGATGGTAGCACCAATTCCAGCAGCTATTATCAGCAGCAGGATTACAACAAGGTGACCTCTATCGATGGTTCCAATTCAAATCGCAGTGGTGCCACCTCTCCAAACTTTTCAGGTACCGCATTGTACCGTCAGAAGTTCCATAAAACTGGCCGTACACTGAGCGCCAACTTTACTTATGGATATAATACCACTGACCGTCAGAACTATTATAAAACGCTGGATAACTACCTGGCAACAGATACATCGGGGGCCTATAGCAACGGGTATGACAGAAGAACAAATGCTGATAACCTGGGCAGAAATTATCAGGCCTCAGTGACCTACACGGAACCATTGATGAAAGACAGGTACCTGGAACTTGACTATACTTACAGCAATAATTATAGCTCTTCCAAAAACCTGACTTACGATGCCAGCGCTTCGGGGAAATATGATTTGTTGAATGATAGTCTGAGTAACATTTTTGAAAATACATTTTCAACCAATCAGGCAGGTGTAAATATCCGTACAAACAAGTTCAAATATGACTACACCTTTGGTATGAATGTGAAGTGGAATAGCCTGGTAAATGACAATGTGAGCAGAAATACACACATCTCTCAGAACACGGTGAACTATTTCCCATCAGCAAGTTTCAACTATAATTTTGAGCAGGGTAGAAGGTTCCGTTTCCGCTATAATGGAAACACCACACAACCCACAATCTCTCAGTTGCAGCCATTGCCTGATTTGTCCAGCTCACTGTATGTACAACAGGGGAATCCAAACCTGAAGCCTTCTTTCACACATAGCCTGATGGCTGGTTACAATGCATTTAACAGAAGTTCATTCCGTGGCATATTTGTAAACGCCAGTGCAACGTTCTCCAACAATCAGATAGTAAATGCGAACCGTACAGATGATTCTACCGGTAAGCAATACACTAAGCCGATTAATACGAATGGCGTGTATTCATTAAACGGTAGTATGGTAAATTCTATTCCAATTAAGAATCACGTCACATCCCTGAATATAAGCACGAATGTTTCTTACAAAAGAGATGCGAGCTTCACGGGTGAAGACAAAGACTTTACTGATATTACAAAGTACTATACCAGGAACTTTAGCCTGACAGAAGGCCTTACCTTCAACTATTTCTTCAAGGAATTATTTGATGTATCTACATCTGGTAGTGTACAGTATGCAGCAGCACGATATGACATCCTGCCAAGCAATAATACCAACTATTTCAACTATTCATTCTCGCTGGATTTCAACATTAACCTGCCTGCAGGATTCCAGGTGGGCAGTGACATGACATATACGCTGAATGCCGGCCGTGCTGCAGGTTACAATGTAAGCTATACATTGCTGAACGGATATATCTCCAAGTATGTAGGAAAGAAAAAACAGGGGCAGTTTAAAGTATATGGCTACGACCTGCTGAAACAAAATATCAGCATAGGCCGTACAACCGGGGAGAACTATATACAGGATACGCAAAACATGGTATTGCAACGTTACTTCATGGTCAGCTTCACCTATTTCCTGCGTAAGTTCGGTTCAAACAATAATAACAACCGCGAAGGTCCTCCACGCGAAATGCGCTTTATGCGTCCTCCGGGTGGCGGCATGCCGGGAGGTCCTCCTCCGGGCGGTGGCGGTCCGATGTAA
- a CDS encoding hydroxypyruvate isomerase family protein, producing MSTPLKGRIRHSVCAWPYESIPLETFCKGAKEIGLEAIDLLYPHQFETAKQFDLTCAMVASVSDEWNITRGWNRVEHHDDLITYYQYLVDETAKAGFPSVVCFSGNREGLDDEQGIENCAKGLQRLLPYAEKKKVNIVMELLNSKVDHPDYQCDHTHWGVSLSKKIGSERFSLLYDIYHMQVMEGDIIRTIRDNHTYFSHYHTGGAPGRNEINESQELYYPAIMKAIFDTGYKGFVAQEFIPTRTDKLSSLKEAVLICDI from the coding sequence ATGTCCACTCCGCTCAAAGGTCGTATCCGTCATTCCGTATGTGCCTGGCCTTACGAATCAATACCACTGGAAACCTTTTGCAAGGGTGCTAAGGAAATAGGGCTGGAAGCCATTGATCTGCTGTATCCTCACCAGTTTGAAACTGCAAAGCAATTCGACCTCACCTGTGCCATGGTTGCATCAGTGAGCGATGAATGGAATATTACCAGGGGATGGAACCGCGTTGAACATCATGATGACCTCATTACCTATTACCAATACCTGGTCGATGAAACCGCCAAAGCCGGCTTTCCATCTGTTGTGTGTTTCTCTGGCAACAGGGAAGGGCTGGACGACGAGCAGGGTATTGAAAACTGCGCAAAAGGATTGCAGCGCTTACTGCCTTATGCAGAGAAAAAGAAAGTGAATATTGTAATGGAACTGTTAAACAGCAAAGTAGATCATCCTGATTATCAATGCGATCATACACATTGGGGAGTAAGCCTGAGCAAGAAAATTGGCTCAGAGCGTTTTAGCCTGCTTTATGATATTTACCACATGCAGGTCATGGAAGGCGATATTATCCGCACCATCCGCGACAATCATACTTATTTCAGTCATTATCACACCGGCGGAGCGCCCGGCAGAAACGAGATCAACGAGAGCCAGGAATTATATTACCCTGCCATCATGAAAGCCATATTTGACACAGGGTATAAAGGTTTTGTGGCACAGGAATTCATCCCAACAAGAACGGATAAACTTTCTTCGCTGAAAGAAGCGGTACTGATATGTGATATCTGA
- a CDS encoding GNAT family N-acetyltransferase, translated as MLELAVDDHIILRQLQPENAPVLYRTLDTSRKALRRFLPWVDYNTNEDHSLRFIEMMLRKAEDQEGIAFGIWYNGQLCGVLDLHCWDHLLQKAEIGYWLAEHSRGKGVAVACCKALITFAFENLKLNKVEIRFALENDRSARIPIKLGFAKEGILRHSARLHGQFVDMVVMGMLRTDWKY; from the coding sequence ATGCTGGAGTTAGCCGTAGACGATCATATAATACTCAGGCAGTTACAACCTGAAAACGCACCGGTGCTTTATCGCACCCTCGATACATCCCGTAAGGCCTTGCGCCGGTTCCTCCCATGGGTGGATTACAACACGAATGAAGATCATTCCCTTCGTTTTATAGAGATGATGCTGCGCAAAGCGGAAGACCAGGAAGGCATTGCATTTGGCATCTGGTACAATGGTCAGCTGTGTGGAGTACTGGACTTACACTGCTGGGATCACCTGCTGCAAAAGGCCGAAATCGGTTATTGGCTGGCAGAGCACAGCCGTGGCAAAGGCGTTGCAGTGGCCTGTTGCAAGGCGCTCATCACTTTTGCTTTCGAAAATCTGAAACTCAACAAGGTCGAAATCCGCTTTGCACTGGAGAATGATCGCAGTGCCCGCATCCCCATCAAACTGGGATTTGCGAAAGAGGGTATTTTGCGCCACAGTGCCAGGCTCCATGGACAATTTGTAGATATGGTGGTCATGGGAATGCTGCGCACTGACTGGAAATACTAA
- the mqnC gene encoding cyclic dehypoxanthinyl futalosine synthase — MAGYCFLLPLFIMELKDLYRKALNFEWLTPEEGVYLFEKAPLTELMHIANELRKQQVPHGKVTWQIDRNVNTTNVCTANCKFCNFYRIPGHGDAYITSIEEYKVKIEETLKFGGDQLLLQGGHHPDLGLAFYVDTFKQLKQLYPTIKLHALGPPEVAHITKLEKSTHIEVLKALKEAGLASLPGAGAEILNDRVRRLISKGKCGAQEWLDVMRAAHKLNIASSATMMFGHVETVMERFEHLADIRQVQSEKPEGHYGFTAFIPWTFQDVDTLLSRIRGVHNMTTSEEYIRMIALSRIMLPNIKNIQASWLTVGKQVAQTCLHAGANDFGSIMIEENVVSAAGAPHRFTYRSMQQAIKEAGFEPQLRTQLYEFREIPAGIQEQVINY; from the coding sequence ATGGCGGGATATTGTTTTTTGCTACCTTTGTTTATCATGGAACTGAAAGATCTATATAGGAAAGCATTAAATTTTGAGTGGCTTACACCGGAAGAAGGGGTATATCTGTTTGAAAAAGCACCACTTACTGAGCTGATGCACATTGCAAATGAGCTTCGTAAGCAGCAGGTTCCACACGGGAAAGTTACCTGGCAGATAGATCGTAACGTAAACACTACCAATGTGTGTACGGCTAACTGCAAATTCTGTAACTTTTACCGTATCCCAGGTCACGGAGACGCTTACATCACGTCAATAGAGGAATACAAGGTAAAGATCGAGGAAACCCTGAAATTTGGCGGCGACCAGTTGCTGTTGCAGGGTGGACACCACCCGGATCTGGGCCTTGCCTTTTATGTGGATACCTTTAAGCAGCTGAAACAGTTGTATCCTACCATCAAGCTGCATGCCCTCGGCCCCCCGGAAGTGGCACACATCACTAAACTTGAAAAAAGTACACATATAGAAGTCCTGAAAGCGCTGAAGGAAGCCGGTCTGGCCAGCTTACCAGGTGCAGGGGCTGAGATCCTCAATGACCGTGTGCGCAGGCTCATTTCCAAAGGGAAATGTGGTGCACAGGAGTGGCTGGATGTAATGCGGGCAGCGCATAAGCTGAATATCGCATCTTCTGCTACCATGATGTTCGGCCATGTGGAAACTGTAATGGAGCGTTTTGAACACCTGGCGGATATCAGGCAGGTACAGAGCGAGAAGCCGGAAGGCCACTATGGTTTCACCGCCTTCATTCCGTGGACATTCCAGGATGTAGATACCCTGCTGTCAAGGATCAGAGGGGTACATAATATGACCACTTCCGAAGAATATATCCGTATGATCGCATTGAGCCGTATCATGCTGCCAAATATTAAAAATATCCAGGCTAGCTGGCTGACGGTGGGTAAACAGGTTGCACAAACCTGTCTCCATGCCGGTGCGAACGATTTCGGATCTATCATGATCGAAGAAAATGTGGTAAGTGCAGCCGGTGCTCCGCACAGGTTTACTTATAGGTCTATGCAACAGGCGATTAAGGAAGCTGGTTTTGAGCCACAACTGAGAACACAGTTGTACGAGTTCAGAGAAATTCCGGCGGGTATCCAGGAGCAGGTAATTAATTATTAA
- a CDS encoding aspartyl protease family protein produces the protein MSKLLYSTVLALSLFHAATAQSKLPQEAEGRLICHFPFRQYYGGVVVILAQLKGFSDTLQFILDTGSAGISLDTSTCVRLGIALTPSERVVRGVGGSKRVDFAMNRTLVLPELEVDSLNFHVNNYELISQVYGLQVDGIIGYSLLSRYNVLIDYNAEEVRLYTKGKFTYPKGGTLLHPTLTNIPIVNAQLRNGKTQRDSRYYFDTGAGMCLLFSKQYVTDSTILSTRKKQRKVIQTEAQGLGGKMTMDVTTIGEFKIGNFSFRNVPVYVFDDQTNITAYPFLGGMVGNDLLRRFNIYLNYGKKEIYLLPNDHFKEPFDYSYTGLVIYLIDGKIEITDIIKDSPAEKAGLKTGDIIMAINNVFTNNIQEVREQLKNVGTRPLLLISRNHELMLKKVLIKSIL, from the coding sequence TTGTCAAAGCTCTTATATTCCACTGTTTTAGCGCTTTCTTTATTCCACGCCGCAACAGCACAATCAAAATTGCCCCAGGAAGCAGAAGGGAGGCTGATCTGTCACTTTCCGTTCAGACAATACTATGGGGGAGTAGTGGTAATCCTCGCTCAGCTGAAAGGGTTCTCTGATACACTCCAGTTCATTCTGGATACGGGCAGTGCTGGCATTTCGCTGGATACCAGCACCTGTGTTCGCCTGGGTATTGCTCTTACGCCATCCGAAAGAGTGGTACGCGGGGTAGGAGGGTCCAAAAGAGTGGACTTTGCCATGAATCGTACACTGGTATTACCCGAACTGGAAGTAGACAGCCTCAATTTCCATGTGAATAACTATGAGCTGATCAGCCAGGTGTATGGACTACAGGTAGACGGAATCATTGGCTATAGCCTGCTGAGCCGCTACAATGTACTGATAGACTATAATGCCGAGGAAGTGCGGCTCTATACCAAAGGGAAATTTACTTACCCCAAAGGCGGTACCCTGCTGCATCCGACCCTTACCAATATCCCAATCGTCAATGCACAGCTGCGCAATGGAAAAACCCAGCGTGATAGCCGGTATTACTTTGATACAGGTGCAGGTATGTGCCTCCTGTTTTCCAAACAATACGTTACCGACAGCACCATACTGTCCACCAGGAAAAAACAACGAAAAGTCATCCAAACCGAAGCCCAGGGCCTGGGAGGCAAGATGACCATGGATGTGACTACAATAGGAGAATTCAAGATCGGCAATTTCAGTTTCCGGAACGTACCTGTCTATGTATTTGACGATCAAACGAATATCACAGCTTATCCTTTTCTGGGTGGCATGGTAGGCAATGACCTCCTGCGCCGTTTCAATATCTATCTCAATTACGGTAAAAAGGAAATCTACCTGCTGCCCAACGATCACTTCAAGGAGCCTTTTGACTATTCCTATACCGGGCTGGTCATCTACCTCATAGATGGAAAAATTGAAATCACAGATATCATCAAAGACTCCCCGGCAGAAAAGGCGGGTTTAAAAACCGGCGATATCATTATGGCCATCAACAACGTCTTTACCAACAACATCCAGGAGGTAAGAGAGCAGCTTAAAAATGTAGGTACCAGGCCCTTGTTACTCATCAGCAGGAATCACGAGCTCATGTTGAAAAAAGTACTCATCAAAAGTATTTTATAA
- a CDS encoding retroviral-like aspartic protease family protein: MKKLLFYILIALPLLSAAQTPPTTAEPVAILPFRIYSHSLIISASLSSSEDSLHFIFDTGAEATTLSNETAKKLKLETKDDGGLSGSDDIVIRVPTSTINLLYFGKARLPLVKVFLEPLQEFQKSPIHIDGIIGVDMLKMFIIQIDYTKSQILLFRPGKTPMNVPGKRLAMTLNFDTPVIEAVIELPDGRSLGSRYHFITGGDYGMLFNWPFVEKYQLKEILPIVSSDKVGDLYQELTYMNTIIPYLAFGAVRMEKVSASYCKQVNDVGGLTEVAGSIGSYIWAQFRTITINYKQREIYLDK; this comes from the coding sequence GTGAAAAAGCTACTGTTCTACATATTGATCGCATTGCCGCTCTTGTCAGCGGCACAGACACCACCCACTACCGCTGAACCGGTAGCCATTCTGCCATTCCGGATCTATAGTCACTCCCTGATTATCAGTGCATCACTGAGTAGTTCGGAAGATAGTCTGCACTTCATATTCGATACAGGTGCCGAAGCCACCACGCTGAGCAACGAAACGGCCAAGAAGCTGAAACTGGAAACCAAAGATGACGGAGGACTTAGTGGGTCGGACGATATCGTGATCAGGGTACCAACCTCCACCATCAACCTGCTCTATTTTGGCAAAGCCCGTTTACCACTGGTAAAAGTATTTTTGGAACCCCTGCAGGAATTCCAGAAATCACCCATCCATATTGATGGGATCATCGGGGTAGACATGCTCAAAATGTTCATTATCCAGATCGACTATACCAAATCCCAGATCTTACTCTTCCGCCCGGGCAAGACGCCAATGAACGTTCCCGGTAAGCGCCTGGCCATGACACTCAATTTTGATACCCCTGTCATAGAAGCCGTCATCGAACTACCGGATGGCCGGTCACTGGGCAGCCGTTATCATTTCATCACCGGCGGTGATTATGGAATGCTGTTTAACTGGCCATTTGTTGAAAAATACCAGCTGAAAGAGATCCTCCCCATTGTCAGCTCTGACAAGGTAGGAGACCTGTACCAGGAGCTTACCTATATGAATACCATCATTCCTTACCTCGCCTTTGGCGCTGTACGGATGGAAAAGGTATCCGCCAGCTACTGCAAGCAGGTGAATGATGTAGGCGGCCTAACGGAAGTGGCCGGTTCCATCGGCTCATACATCTGGGCTCAGTTCCGCACAATTACCATCAACTACAAACAACGGGAAATCTACCTCGATAAATAA
- a CDS encoding M16 family metallopeptidase, protein MIHYNKFTLANGLRVIVHEDHTTPMAVLNVMYDVGSRDEDADKTGFAHLFEHLMFGGSVNIPEYDEPLQMAGGENNAYTTSDLTNYYIQLPAENIETAFWLESDRMLSLAFSEKSLDVQRKVVCEEFKEHYINKPYGDIWHKMRELAYTVHPYKWMTIGKELAHIEDAKLEDVKNFFFKYYRPANAILVVAGKVTTSQVKALAEKWFGDIPGGERIQRNIPQEPVQQESHKLEVKASVPLDALYKCYHMPGRMDKDYYAIDLISDILGGGASSRLHQVLVKEKRLFSNIDCYHFGTLDAGLFTIEGKLVKGVKMKDAEKAIQEELDKVQQEIIPERELQKVKNRVESMLAFEDMGLLNRANNLAFYELMGDAALMNAEFSNYEAVTAEEMHKQAAMLFDEKNSNTLYYYAG, encoded by the coding sequence ATGATCCATTATAATAAATTCACTTTAGCCAATGGCCTGCGCGTGATTGTGCATGAAGACCATACCACGCCAATGGCAGTGTTAAATGTCATGTATGACGTGGGCTCCCGCGATGAAGATGCTGACAAGACAGGATTTGCGCACTTATTCGAACACCTGATGTTTGGCGGCTCTGTCAACATCCCGGAATATGATGAACCCCTGCAGATGGCTGGTGGCGAAAACAATGCTTACACAACCAGTGATCTGACCAACTACTACATTCAACTTCCCGCAGAAAATATAGAAACAGCCTTCTGGCTGGAAAGCGACCGCATGCTTTCACTGGCATTCAGCGAAAAAAGCCTGGATGTACAGCGCAAGGTTGTTTGCGAAGAGTTTAAAGAACATTACATCAACAAGCCATATGGCGACATCTGGCATAAGATGCGTGAACTGGCTTATACCGTGCATCCCTACAAATGGATGACTATTGGTAAAGAACTGGCACATATTGAAGATGCAAAGCTGGAAGATGTTAAAAACTTCTTCTTTAAATATTACCGCCCGGCCAATGCTATCCTCGTTGTCGCTGGTAAAGTGACTACTTCCCAGGTTAAAGCACTGGCGGAAAAATGGTTCGGTGATATTCCGGGAGGTGAACGTATCCAACGCAATATTCCGCAGGAACCGGTACAGCAGGAATCACACAAGCTGGAGGTAAAAGCCAGTGTACCGCTGGATGCATTGTACAAATGCTACCATATGCCTGGTCGCATGGACAAAGATTATTATGCCATCGATCTCATCTCTGACATTCTCGGTGGTGGCGCGTCTTCCCGTCTTCATCAGGTGCTGGTAAAAGAGAAACGACTCTTTAGCAATATAGATTGTTATCATTTCGGAACCCTCGATGCCGGCTTATTCACCATAGAAGGGAAGCTGGTAAAAGGCGTGAAAATGAAAGATGCCGAAAAAGCGATACAGGAAGAGCTGGATAAAGTACAACAGGAAATCATCCCGGAAAGAGAGCTGCAAAAGGTAAAAAACCGCGTGGAAAGCATGCTCGCCTTTGAAGATATGGGATTGTTGAACAGGGCTAATAACCTTGCTTTTTATGAGCTGATGGGTGACGCCGCTCTCATGAATGCAGAATTCAGCAACTACGAAGCAGTAACTGCCGAAGAAATGCATAAACAGGCAGCTATGCTCTTTGACGAAAAGAACTCGAATACTCTTTACTATTACGCAGGATAA
- a CDS encoding M16 family metallopeptidase produces MINRKLAPEIKDAVEFEVALKPYEKFTLDNGIPVYVVESDEQETLQLEMVFPAGSWYESENLIASAANFLMKNGTGKHSALEINESIDYYGAYLNRSCHHEFGTYTLHCLTKSFYSLLPTLQEVILDPAFSEEELALFQQNMKQRLAVNLQKCDFVANRHIDKYLFGEFHPYGRVSSMEAYDALHAESLRAFYQQHYTYNNCRIFVAGKLPDQLIPQLNQYFGTTKWNGEATIIKPEISIMPAEEKKFRIFNDENGVQGAVRIARHFPNRYHPDYPKMMVLNTIFGGYFGSRLMSNIREEKGYTYGISSQVYNFRQASAINIHTEAGRDVCEATIEEVYKEMRILQNEVVDEEEMALVRNFMIGSILADLDGGFQIIQRWKNLILNDLDENYFYNNIKTIKTISAEELHVLAKQYFKPEDWYELVVI; encoded by the coding sequence ATGATAAATCGTAAACTCGCCCCTGAGATAAAAGATGCCGTAGAATTTGAAGTCGCACTGAAACCGTATGAGAAATTCACACTGGATAACGGCATCCCTGTCTACGTAGTTGAATCGGACGAACAGGAAACCCTGCAGCTGGAAATGGTATTTCCTGCAGGTAGCTGGTACGAATCAGAAAACCTCATTGCTTCTGCGGCCAACTTTCTCATGAAGAATGGTACCGGTAAGCATTCAGCACTGGAAATAAATGAAAGTATCGATTATTATGGTGCTTACCTGAACAGGAGCTGCCACCATGAATTTGGTACTTATACCCTTCACTGTCTGACCAAGAGCTTCTACTCCCTGCTGCCTACCTTGCAGGAGGTCATCCTGGATCCTGCCTTTTCTGAAGAAGAACTGGCGCTCTTCCAGCAGAACATGAAGCAAAGGCTGGCAGTCAATCTGCAGAAATGCGATTTCGTAGCTAACAGGCATATAGATAAATACCTGTTTGGAGAATTCCATCCCTATGGCCGTGTGAGCAGCATGGAAGCCTACGATGCACTGCATGCAGAATCACTGAGAGCTTTCTATCAGCAACATTATACTTACAATAACTGCCGCATCTTCGTGGCAGGTAAACTGCCGGATCAGTTGATCCCCCAGCTGAACCAATACTTTGGTACAACCAAATGGAACGGGGAAGCTACGATCATCAAACCCGAGATCTCCATCATGCCGGCGGAAGAAAAGAAGTTCCGCATCTTCAACGACGAGAATGGAGTACAGGGTGCCGTTCGTATAGCACGTCATTTCCCTAACCGCTACCATCCTGATTATCCAAAGATGATGGTGCTGAATACCATCTTCGGTGGTTACTTTGGTTCCCGCCTGATGAGCAATATCCGGGAGGAAAAAGGTTATACCTATGGCATCTCATCGCAGGTATACAATTTCCGCCAGGCAAGTGCTATCAATATCCATACAGAAGCAGGCAGGGATGTGTGCGAGGCTACAATCGAAGAGGTGTACAAAGAAATGCGTATCCTCCAGAATGAAGTAGTGGATGAAGAAGAAATGGCACTGGTACGCAACTTCATGATCGGGTCTATATTAGCAGACCTGGATGGCGGTTTCCAGATTATACAGCGCTGGAAAAACCTGATCCTCAATGATCTGGATGAGAATTATTTCTATAACAATATCAAAACGATCAAAACGATTTCAGCGGAAGAACTGCATGTCTTAGCCAAACAGTACTTCAAGCCGGAAGACTGGTACGAACTGGTCGTGATATAA
- a CDS encoding lysozyme inhibitor LprI family protein, whose product MKLLLLCLPLCISLTVFGQTTKTTVDSIEIRYQQCLSQGGSSYGCALAYYQEMDRLLAAVYNEVYSNLDNPRRETLELAQAQWAEKKEAYFKDIETRADKKRPLTLAGLDDDMILTDNKAAYLKRRVIDLLKAIHS is encoded by the coding sequence ATGAAATTACTTTTACTATGCCTGCCATTGTGCATAAGTCTGACTGTGTTTGGACAAACCACCAAAACAACCGTAGACTCTATTGAAATCCGCTATCAGCAATGTCTTAGCCAGGGTGGGAGCTCTTATGGCTGCGCATTGGCTTATTACCAGGAAATGGATCGCCTTCTTGCTGCGGTTTACAATGAAGTTTATAGTAACCTGGACAATCCCCGCCGTGAAACCTTAGAACTCGCTCAGGCGCAATGGGCTGAAAAGAAAGAGGCCTACTTCAAAGACATCGAAACCCGTGCTGATAAGAAAAGGCCCCTGACTCTCGCTGGTCTGGACGACGATATGATCCTTACGGATAATAAAGCAGCCTACCTGAAACGCCGGGTGATAGACCTGCTCAAGGCCATCCACTCCTAA